The following coding sequences are from one Pusillimonas sp. DMV24BSW_D window:
- a CDS encoding class I SAM-dependent methyltransferase, protein MRKWLLAVLPFVAGLVLSAPAYADTALKAAVNSDQRLEKNTARDAWRNPYETLMFFGIQPNMTVVELTPGGGWYTEILAPYLRDNGQYIAGVYNPDSSRANYRRYATVFQEKLASKPALFDRAKVTIFEPPEQLQYAEPGSADMVLTFRNLHNWMSYGEPVMRDIFRSAYTALKSGGVFGVVEHRLPEDREQDATASSGYMHESYVIKMAESVGFRLAEKSEVNANPKDTADHPGGVWALPPSLRNKEANRDKYLAIGESDRMTLKFVKP, encoded by the coding sequence ATGAGAAAGTGGTTATTGGCCGTGTTGCCATTTGTTGCCGGGCTGGTGTTAAGCGCGCCCGCGTATGCCGACACCGCGTTGAAAGCGGCTGTTAACAGCGACCAGCGCCTGGAAAAGAACACTGCGCGCGATGCTTGGCGCAATCCATATGAAACGCTGATGTTCTTCGGCATTCAGCCCAATATGACAGTGGTGGAGTTAACCCCCGGTGGCGGCTGGTATACCGAAATTCTGGCGCCGTATTTGCGCGATAACGGTCAATATATTGCAGGGGTGTATAACCCGGACTCAAGCCGCGCGAATTATCGGCGCTATGCGACTGTTTTCCAGGAAAAGCTGGCAAGTAAACCTGCCCTTTTCGATCGGGCCAAGGTCACGATTTTCGAGCCGCCCGAGCAGCTTCAGTATGCCGAGCCAGGCTCGGCTGATATGGTATTAACGTTTCGCAATTTGCATAACTGGATGAGTTATGGCGAGCCGGTCATGCGTGATATTTTCCGCAGTGCCTATACCGCTTTGAAATCCGGCGGTGTTTTCGGCGTGGTTGAGCACCGTTTGCCTGAAGATCGTGAGCAAGACGCCACGGCAAGTTCGGGCTACATGCATGAGTCGTATGTCATCAAAATGGCTGAAAGCGTGGGTTTTCGTCTGGCTGAAAAGTCTGAGGTGAATGCGAATCCAAAAGATACGGCCGATCACCCTGGTGGTGTTTGGGCCTTGCCCCCCAGTTTGCGCAATAAAGAAGCGAATCGCGACAAATATCTGGCCATTGGCGAGAGCGACCGCATGACGCTGAAGTTTGTTAAGCCGTAA
- a CDS encoding amidase → MAGHAPLERADALRRYIVAASEFYQLHHSARLDDWCARIERNLSDNDKLAALSCRTSDPFGLPMAGAQSDLFRARGAGGTQANELIKKGRLAAHVARIKEGRLDPVEHVQACLDRIKARSDLNAFLFVDHEGALTKAHELQGQIQAGRHGGPMAGVVVAVKDCIPVAGLPMRAGSESLASVVPQESAPCVAALESAGAIVIGMTNLHELCYGGVSDNPHYGSVGHPQDSTRSPGGSSGGSAVALATEMADIALGTDTAGSVRMPAAVCGVVGYKGSYDLVSRKDLVPLAWSLDHVGVFAHKTVDAAWVTAIMAGHDAQAYWQPLQFDSVSQLKLFCPTNYSFDLIEPSVLTAFESALARLESAGVKIQRGALPALDMSPTLQHFTMAPEATQAHEELGLQHAHAMGEEVRTRLEAGQFIRAIDYIKAQRLRRVLAEALEVPLLSGAHAIVTPTTVTGACDAQATLENHGKSVPLRSVLTRLTLPFNLTGVPAISLPCGRDAEGFPVGLQLAGLKGGDALLLQAAHQCETVLQM, encoded by the coding sequence ATGGCCGGCCATGCACCGTTGGAACGAGCAGACGCATTGCGTCGCTATATTGTTGCTGCATCAGAGTTCTATCAACTGCATCATAGCGCCCGGTTGGACGATTGGTGCGCGCGTATTGAGCGTAACCTTTCTGATAACGACAAGCTCGCGGCATTGTCGTGTCGCACTAGCGACCCTTTTGGGTTGCCCATGGCCGGTGCACAGTCTGACTTGTTTCGGGCGCGTGGTGCGGGTGGCACTCAAGCAAATGAATTGATCAAGAAAGGTCGTTTGGCGGCGCATGTGGCGCGCATTAAAGAGGGACGGCTGGATCCGGTTGAGCATGTTCAAGCCTGCCTCGACCGCATCAAGGCGCGGTCTGACTTGAATGCGTTTTTGTTTGTCGATCATGAGGGGGCGTTGACCAAAGCGCACGAATTACAGGGGCAGATTCAAGCCGGTCGGCATGGCGGCCCGATGGCGGGCGTTGTGGTGGCAGTGAAAGATTGCATTCCGGTGGCGGGTTTGCCGATGCGGGCCGGCTCTGAGTCTCTGGCATCGGTTGTGCCGCAAGAAAGTGCACCTTGTGTCGCCGCCCTTGAATCTGCCGGGGCAATTGTTATTGGCATGACCAATCTGCATGAGCTTTGTTATGGCGGGGTGTCCGACAACCCGCATTACGGCTCGGTGGGACACCCACAGGATTCGACCCGTTCGCCGGGTGGCTCCAGCGGAGGTTCGGCCGTGGCGTTGGCAACGGAGATGGCGGATATTGCTTTGGGCACGGATACCGCCGGTTCGGTGCGCATGCCGGCGGCAGTATGCGGCGTGGTGGGTTACAAAGGCTCTTACGACCTCGTTTCGCGCAAAGACTTAGTGCCATTGGCGTGGTCGCTAGATCACGTGGGGGTGTTCGCTCATAAAACGGTTGATGCCGCCTGGGTCACGGCGATAATGGCAGGGCACGACGCACAGGCGTATTGGCAACCTTTGCAGTTTGACAGTGTTTCACAGCTGAAGCTGTTTTGCCCCACCAATTACAGTTTTGATCTGATCGAACCGAGCGTGCTGACCGCGTTCGAATCAGCGCTGGCGCGCCTTGAGTCGGCGGGCGTGAAAATTCAACGTGGTGCGTTGCCGGCCCTCGATATGTCACCCACTTTGCAGCATTTCACGATGGCGCCGGAGGCGACACAGGCACACGAAGAGTTGGGCTTGCAGCACGCGCATGCTATGGGCGAAGAAGTGCGCACCCGTCTTGAGGCGGGCCAGTTTATTCGTGCTATTGACTACATCAAGGCGCAGCGTTTGCGGCGTGTGCTGGCTGAGGCACTTGAGGTTCCCTTGTTGAGTGGGGCGCATGCCATTGTGACCCCTACCACCGTAACCGGTGCGTGTGACGCGCAGGCGACGCTGGAAAATCACGGGAAATCAGTACCGCTTCGATCGGTTTTGACGCGTTTGACACTGCCGTTCAATTTAACCGGAGTGCCGGCAATTTCCTTACCTTGCGGGCGCGATGCCGAGGGTTTTCCGGTGGGGTTGCAGTTGGCCGGGTTAAAAGGGGGCGATGCGTTGCTGTTGCAGGCGGCGCACCAATGCGAAACAGTGCTCCAGATGTAA
- a CDS encoding 2Fe-2S iron-sulfur cluster-binding protein, translating to MTKVIVDGTDIVFECESGQTILESAKRAGYALPYSCRNGVCGSCKGVVKEGSIAFDREPGALTDEERSNGWTLFCQARAETDLTIQVTSIDRMNPDAVKKVRAKLYKLDRVSDDVSILSLRFPAGVRVKFKAGQYLNIQLRDGGFRSYSMASPSHQTDSVQLHVRHVTGGAFSSYLEETACVGDYLSIELPLGSFYLREISKPLLFVVSGTGFAPVKSIIETLMKSGFPSVPVYLYWGGRRKVDIYLASLAQKWASRFPNFTFVPVLSEEKNGVDREGLVHNAVMDDFASLENVDVYVCGVPAMVNAARKDFMQLRDLPGNSFYCDAFVMSSEL from the coding sequence ATGACTAAAGTGATCGTTGATGGTACGGATATTGTTTTTGAGTGCGAGAGCGGTCAAACAATTCTCGAGTCGGCCAAGCGGGCTGGATACGCGTTACCTTATTCGTGCCGAAATGGCGTGTGCGGGAGTTGCAAAGGTGTTGTTAAAGAAGGCAGCATTGCGTTTGACAGGGAGCCGGGCGCTCTGACTGACGAGGAGAGATCGAATGGTTGGACTTTATTTTGTCAGGCCCGGGCTGAAACCGATTTAACAATTCAAGTGACATCCATTGACCGTATGAATCCCGATGCGGTCAAGAAAGTCCGCGCCAAACTTTACAAACTTGATCGAGTTTCTGACGACGTCAGTATTCTGAGTTTGCGCTTTCCCGCGGGTGTTAGGGTGAAATTTAAAGCGGGGCAGTACCTTAATATTCAGCTAAGAGACGGCGGCTTTCGAAGTTACTCGATGGCCAGCCCTTCGCATCAAACGGATTCGGTTCAATTGCATGTAAGGCACGTCACCGGAGGAGCGTTCTCTTCTTATCTGGAGGAAACGGCGTGCGTTGGTGATTACCTTAGTATAGAGCTTCCTCTTGGCAGTTTCTATCTTCGAGAGATTAGCAAGCCGTTGTTGTTTGTTGTAAGCGGAACCGGGTTTGCACCAGTTAAGTCGATCATCGAAACGCTTATGAAATCGGGCTTCCCCTCAGTACCCGTGTATTTATATTGGGGTGGGCGCCGAAAGGTGGATATCTATTTGGCCAGCCTTGCGCAAAAGTGGGCGAGCCGCTTTCCTAATTTTACGTTTGTTCCCGTGCTGTCTGAAGAGAAAAATGGCGTCGACCGCGAAGGTTTGGTGCACAACGCGGTTATGGACGATTTTGCAAGCCTGGAGAACGTTGATGTATATGTATGTGGCGTTCCGGCAATGGTTAATGCGGCTCGAAAGGATTTTATGCAGCTCAGGGATCTACCCGGCAACAGTTTTTATTGCGATGCTTTTGTCATGTCGTCGGAATTATGA
- a CDS encoding amidase, which translates to MTRVPFDLNALEGYVSSATQLFGVAHPEQQQAWVARLGMHLPDMQRISSAACSYDADPIGLPASARAGVCATPTLGVESLAQRAFGLDASSFSAVNNVEQGLAQIHSHPELNAFQYIAAESANEKARLVDAFRSRSQQAGVLAGVTLAIKECFEVQGMPMTSGTRAIPAFTPDSSAPCVTRLEAAGAIVLGMTTMHELAYGATTDNPHVGRVGHPADPERVPGGSSGGSAVAVATGMANAALGTDTAGSVRMPAALCGIVGFKPSYGLISCDGMLPLGWSLDHVGVFAKTVEQAAVLTDIMTGSACTTPRLAQPLALPNVQVVIPENFFFDILDPGVAKAFNNVDEQLRNEGVDVLRATVPELDLAPTLQFMTLCAEAGQLHLDRALLHPEGLGEEVRTRLEAGQFIRAVDYIKVQRLRTQLRQSLTTLLNGPRVLLTPTVPVGAPKLARHIDIGGASMPIHPALTRLTMPFNLTGMPAISIPCGTDGDGFPVGLQIAAPCGDDAFLLQVAHRFAELLGRQVR; encoded by the coding sequence ATGACCCGCGTTCCCTTTGATCTCAACGCGCTCGAGGGCTATGTTTCAAGCGCAACGCAGCTTTTCGGTGTGGCCCATCCCGAACAACAGCAGGCCTGGGTGGCACGTTTGGGTATGCATTTGCCTGACATGCAGCGAATCAGCTCGGCGGCTTGTTCTTATGATGCCGACCCGATTGGTTTGCCGGCATCGGCACGCGCCGGCGTGTGCGCGACCCCTACGTTGGGCGTTGAGTCGTTGGCGCAGCGTGCGTTTGGCCTCGACGCATCGTCTTTCAGCGCCGTCAATAATGTTGAACAAGGCTTGGCGCAGATTCATTCGCATCCCGAATTGAATGCTTTTCAGTATATTGCGGCCGAGTCAGCTAACGAAAAAGCCCGTTTGGTTGACGCGTTTCGTTCGCGATCGCAACAGGCGGGTGTCTTGGCCGGGGTGACGCTGGCGATTAAAGAGTGCTTTGAAGTTCAGGGTATGCCGATGACGTCGGGAACGCGGGCAATACCGGCGTTTACGCCGGATAGCAGCGCACCGTGTGTTACGCGTCTGGAGGCGGCAGGGGCGATTGTGCTGGGGATGACAACCATGCATGAACTTGCCTATGGCGCGACAACCGATAACCCGCATGTTGGCCGGGTGGGGCATCCTGCCGATCCGGAGCGGGTCCCCGGGGGTTCCAGTGGGGGGTCGGCGGTGGCGGTGGCAACCGGCATGGCGAATGCGGCTTTGGGTACCGACACCGCCGGTTCAGTGCGTATGCCGGCCGCTTTGTGCGGCATTGTTGGATTCAAGCCCAGTTATGGTTTGATTTCGTGCGATGGCATGTTGCCGTTGGGATGGTCGCTTGACCATGTCGGCGTTTTTGCAAAAACAGTTGAGCAAGCGGCTGTACTCACCGACATTATGACGGGGTCTGCGTGCACGACACCGCGGCTGGCGCAACCGTTGGCGTTGCCGAATGTGCAGGTTGTGATTCCCGAGAACTTTTTTTTCGATATTCTCGATCCGGGCGTGGCCAAGGCCTTTAATAATGTAGATGAACAGTTACGTAATGAAGGTGTGGATGTTTTGCGCGCCACTGTGCCCGAGCTTGATTTGGCGCCCACACTTCAGTTCATGACGCTGTGTGCCGAGGCAGGTCAGTTGCACCTTGATCGGGCGCTTTTGCATCCTGAGGGTTTGGGTGAGGAAGTGCGCACACGCCTTGAGGCCGGCCAGTTTATCCGGGCGGTTGATTATATTAAGGTGCAGCGCTTACGTACTCAGTTACGCCAGTCTTTAACGACATTACTGAATGGCCCGCGTGTGTTGCTCACGCCAACCGTGCCGGTTGGGGCGCCCAAACTGGCGCGCCATATCGACATCGGGGGTGCGTCAATGCCGATTCACCCGGCGTTAACACGGCTAACCATGCCTTTTAACTTAACGGGTATGCCCGCTATTTCAATTCCCTGCGGTACCGATGGCGACGGCTTTCCGGTTGGCTTGCAAATAGCGGCACCGTGCGGCGATGATGCGTTTCTATTGCAAGTAGCACACCGATTTGCCGAGTTATTGGGACGCCAGGTTCGTTGA
- a CDS encoding aromatic-ring-hydroxylating dioxygenase subunit beta — MSESIFEEINKFNTAYAACIDGDRLEAWPNFFIDHCLYKVTTVENYEAGRPAGLIYANSKGMLSDRISALREANIYESHRYRHLIGMPLIEDGQEVIACETAFFVSRIMRGGEISMFATGKYVDELVRTASGIRLKKRVVVCDSISIDTLLAIPL; from the coding sequence ATGAGTGAATCTATTTTTGAAGAAATTAACAAGTTCAATACCGCTTATGCCGCATGCATAGACGGTGACCGGCTTGAGGCGTGGCCAAACTTTTTTATTGATCATTGCCTGTACAAGGTGACCACCGTTGAAAATTATGAGGCTGGTCGGCCCGCCGGGTTGATATACGCCAATAGTAAAGGGATGCTCAGCGACCGCATTAGTGCCCTTAGAGAGGCGAACATATACGAAAGCCATCGCTACCGCCATTTAATCGGCATGCCGCTTATCGAAGACGGTCAGGAAGTGATCGCTTGCGAAACCGCGTTTTTTGTAAGTCGCATCATGCGGGGTGGCGAAATCAGCATGTTCGCAACCGGGAAATATGTTGATGAGTTAGTCCGAACAGCTTCGGGGATTCGACTCAAGAAGCGTGTAGTGGTTTGCGACAGTATTAGTATTGATACTTTGTTGGCCATCCCTTTGTAA
- a CDS encoding NAD-dependent succinate-semialdehyde dehydrogenase: MYTELSLYIDGHFIGADQRDCLDVVNPATEEVIGKLPTATTEDLDLALNAAHKAFQSWRRSSPLERSKILRKVAELTRERVDEIARNITLDMGKPLAEARTEVLNCAEQAEWHAEECRRIYGRTIPPRVEGVRQFVTKEPVGVCVAFTPWNFPYNQAIRKMVAALGAGCTLVLKGPEDAPSAVVALAQIFEDAGLPPGCLNIVWGNPPEVSQHLITSPIVRKVSFTGSVPVGKHLASLAGAHMKRITMELGGHSPVVVFDDADIDAAVALLVGLKMRNAGQVCIAPSRFYIQKPVYQSFIDKFSSAIADLRVGDGLDPATKMGPLAHRRRVEAMQHVVDDATKRGAQVVATQPANFEKGYFFSPTVLADVSDDADIMVNEPFGPVVPITHFDTIDDVLRRANSLPYGLASYVFTKSLKRASFMSTNLEAGMVNVNHFGIALAETPLGGVKDSGIGSEGGTETFDGYVVTKFVTEAC; the protein is encoded by the coding sequence ATGTACACAGAGCTTTCGTTGTATATCGATGGCCATTTTATTGGTGCTGATCAAAGGGATTGTCTTGACGTTGTGAACCCGGCTACTGAGGAGGTAATCGGTAAGTTGCCAACAGCGACGACCGAGGATCTTGATTTGGCCCTCAATGCTGCTCACAAAGCGTTTCAGTCGTGGCGTCGTTCGTCTCCTCTCGAGCGGTCCAAAATACTGCGCAAGGTAGCCGAATTAACGCGTGAGCGCGTCGATGAAATAGCGCGCAATATAACCCTTGATATGGGTAAACCTTTGGCAGAAGCACGGACAGAGGTTTTGAATTGTGCGGAACAGGCTGAATGGCATGCCGAGGAATGCCGGCGGATATATGGGCGCACTATTCCGCCAAGGGTTGAGGGGGTCAGGCAGTTCGTGACGAAAGAGCCCGTGGGTGTTTGTGTGGCTTTCACGCCATGGAATTTTCCCTACAACCAAGCGATACGCAAAATGGTTGCGGCCTTGGGGGCAGGTTGCACTTTGGTTTTAAAAGGGCCGGAGGATGCACCCAGTGCGGTTGTTGCGCTGGCGCAGATATTTGAAGATGCTGGCCTGCCACCAGGTTGTCTCAATATTGTGTGGGGGAACCCACCGGAAGTGTCACAACATTTGATTACTTCGCCGATCGTTCGAAAGGTTTCGTTCACTGGGTCGGTTCCTGTGGGTAAACATTTGGCGTCGTTGGCCGGTGCTCACATGAAACGGATCACCATGGAGCTAGGCGGTCACTCACCGGTTGTCGTATTCGACGATGCGGATATTGACGCTGCAGTTGCACTGTTGGTGGGTTTGAAAATGCGAAATGCTGGTCAAGTATGCATTGCGCCTAGTCGTTTTTACATTCAAAAGCCCGTTTATCAAAGTTTTATTGATAAATTTTCCAGTGCAATAGCGGATTTGCGCGTTGGTGATGGGTTGGATCCAGCTACAAAGATGGGGCCGTTGGCGCATCGGCGTCGTGTCGAAGCAATGCAGCATGTGGTCGACGACGCGACAAAACGTGGTGCACAGGTTGTCGCAACTCAGCCCGCAAATTTTGAGAAAGGCTATTTTTTCAGCCCTACGGTTTTAGCTGATGTAAGTGATGATGCTGACATTATGGTCAATGAACCATTTGGCCCCGTTGTTCCGATTACGCATTTTGACACGATTGACGACGTGCTCAGGCGGGCAAATAGCCTTCCGTATGGTTTGGCGTCGTACGTTTTCACAAAATCTTTAAAACGAGCCAGTTTTATGTCGACAAACCTTGAGGCGGGCATGGTCAACGTTAATCACTTTGGTATAGCGTTGGCAGAAACACCTTTGGGCGGCGTCAAAGATAGTGGCATTGGTAGTGAAGGTGGGACGGAAACTTTCGATGGCTACGTTGTTACCAAGTTTGTCACTGAGGCATGTTGA
- a CDS encoding PdxA family dehydrogenase: MNPCIAIAIGDPNGIGPEIGVKAALSLQGRGAQPVLVGDAHVIAHYLTQYDKDCALLSFSQWCKGEASTERCLVYEPVQALSAACFKPGEVSAAAGEATVAYVCKAVELAQSGRVEAVIGCPHSETAVHQAGIAFSGYPGLIARLTGTPADKVFLMLVAGGLRIAHVTLHESVQSALARMTPELFESAAVAAIKATKGLGVETPSLAVMGINPHAGEGGLFGREDEYIAVPAVQRLTDQGYVVNGPMGADVLLAQRRHDVYLAPFHDQGHIPIKLLSPLRASALTIGTPVRFSSVGHGSAHDIAGKDMADPASVIETFALLSVSGDA; the protein is encoded by the coding sequence ATGAACCCTTGTATTGCGATTGCGATTGGCGACCCCAACGGGATTGGGCCTGAAATTGGGGTGAAAGCCGCTTTGTCGCTGCAAGGGCGGGGTGCGCAGCCTGTGTTGGTTGGGGATGCGCATGTGATTGCGCATTACCTGACGCAATACGATAAGGATTGCGCGCTTCTAAGTTTCTCCCAATGGTGCAAAGGGGAGGCTTCAACTGAGAGGTGTCTGGTTTATGAGCCGGTGCAGGCTTTGTCTGCCGCCTGTTTTAAGCCCGGCGAGGTTTCGGCTGCAGCCGGCGAGGCAACCGTTGCATACGTGTGTAAAGCGGTTGAACTGGCCCAAAGCGGCCGGGTTGAAGCCGTTATTGGTTGCCCTCATTCTGAAACCGCCGTTCATCAGGCCGGTATTGCGTTTTCCGGTTATCCGGGGCTAATTGCCCGGTTAACCGGTACCCCCGCCGATAAAGTCTTTCTTATGCTGGTCGCGGGTGGGTTACGTATTGCCCATGTCACTCTGCATGAAAGTGTGCAGTCGGCCCTGGCCAGAATGACACCGGAACTGTTTGAAAGTGCGGCGGTTGCGGCAATCAAGGCAACAAAAGGTTTGGGTGTGGAAACGCCGAGTCTGGCCGTTATGGGAATTAACCCCCATGCCGGCGAGGGAGGCTTGTTTGGCCGGGAAGATGAGTATATTGCGGTACCCGCGGTGCAACGTTTAACCGACCAAGGTTATGTCGTTAACGGGCCGATGGGTGCCGATGTTTTGCTTGCGCAGCGCCGTCACGATGTGTACCTGGCCCCGTTTCATGATCAGGGTCATATACCGATTAAATTGCTTAGCCCTTTGCGTGCCAGTGCGCTTACTATTGGTACACCTGTGCGCTTTTCCAGTGTTGGCCATGGTTCTGCTCATGATATTGCCGGCAAGGATATGGCCGACCCAGCTTCGGTGATTGAAACCTTCGCTTTATTAAGCGTGAGCGGCGACGCTTAA
- a CDS encoding aromatic ring-hydroxylating dioxygenase subunit alpha codes for MNKLEFENSHTSLNWGEDTSHIPYWVYQHPEILRQEQEKIYQGPTWGYLCLEAEIPNAGDYITTFVGEMPVVVTRDQDGEIYAFENRCAHRGALIAITDSGSASELTCVYHAWSYDLSGSLKGIAFQNGVGGKGGMPADFQKEHYDPRKLRVATVCGIVFGSLDEDVPSIEDYLGEEILGRIERVLHKPIRVLGKFKQMLPNNWKLYFENVKDTYHASLLHVFFTTFKINRLSQRGGVIVSDTGAHHVSYSVIDKKSSESEEYQKEKLRSDKDDYRLADPSLLEGVDEFGDGVTLQILSVFPGFVLQQIQNSIAVRQILPKGVESTELNWTYIGFEDDSAELEEMRLKQANLIGASGFVSMEDGAVGGFVQRGIQCASDQYSVVQMGGVNIESADYRATETSVRGFWHAYRSHMGL; via the coding sequence ATGAACAAATTAGAGTTTGAAAACAGTCATACGAGCCTGAATTGGGGTGAAGATACGTCTCACATTCCTTACTGGGTATATCAGCATCCCGAGATCTTGAGGCAAGAACAGGAAAAGATTTATCAGGGGCCTACCTGGGGGTATTTGTGTCTTGAGGCTGAGATTCCCAATGCTGGTGATTACATCACTACTTTTGTAGGTGAAATGCCGGTTGTGGTTACGAGGGACCAGGATGGCGAAATTTATGCCTTTGAAAATAGATGTGCTCATCGAGGAGCGCTTATAGCGATCACTGATAGTGGGAGCGCGTCTGAATTGACGTGTGTTTACCATGCCTGGAGTTATGACTTATCCGGTAGCCTCAAAGGAATCGCTTTTCAGAATGGGGTTGGCGGAAAAGGTGGAATGCCTGCAGACTTTCAGAAAGAACACTATGATCCGCGCAAACTGCGTGTTGCCACTGTTTGCGGAATTGTGTTTGGTAGTCTGGATGAAGATGTACCTTCAATTGAGGATTATCTGGGTGAGGAAATTCTGGGTCGAATCGAACGAGTGTTGCATAAGCCGATTCGTGTATTGGGAAAATTTAAACAAATGCTTCCCAACAATTGGAAGCTGTACTTTGAAAATGTAAAAGATACTTACCATGCGAGCTTGTTGCATGTGTTTTTCACGACATTCAAAATCAATCGTTTATCTCAACGAGGTGGGGTTATCGTTAGTGATACCGGCGCTCATCACGTAAGTTACTCGGTCATTGATAAAAAGAGTTCCGAAAGTGAGGAATATCAGAAAGAAAAGCTTAGATCAGATAAAGATGACTATCGGTTAGCGGACCCCAGCTTGCTTGAAGGTGTGGATGAGTTCGGTGATGGCGTCACCTTGCAGATATTGTCGGTATTTCCAGGGTTTGTTTTGCAGCAAATTCAAAATAGCATCGCGGTTCGGCAAATTCTTCCAAAAGGCGTTGAGTCAACCGAGCTGAACTGGACATACATCGGTTTTGAAGACGATAGTGCCGAACTAGAAGAAATGCGGCTAAAGCAGGCCAATTTGATTGGTGCTTCAGGGTTTGTATCGATGGAGGATGGAGCGGTTGGCGGTTTCGTTCAAAGAGGCATTCAGTGTGCCTCCGACCAATATAGCGTCGTGCAAATGGGGGGGGTCAATATTGAAAGCGCAGATTATCGTGCGACGGAAACATCGGTGCGAGGGTTCTGGCACGCTTATAGAAGTCATATGGGGCTTTAA
- a CDS encoding 2Fe-2S iron-sulfur cluster-binding protein, whose protein sequence is MTKVTYVQPDGRRDVIEVAPGVTVMQAAVSNSIDGIVAECGGSAMCATCHVYVDPASTHLVPPIADVEVEMIESAASEHKETSRLSCQLVMSGDIDEFVVHIPSHQV, encoded by the coding sequence ATGACAAAAGTAACTTATGTTCAACCCGATGGTCGCCGAGACGTTATTGAGGTTGCGCCGGGGGTCACCGTTATGCAAGCGGCAGTTTCCAATTCAATTGACGGCATTGTGGCAGAGTGTGGTGGCTCTGCAATGTGCGCGACCTGTCATGTTTATGTCGATCCGGCATCGACGCATTTGGTGCCGCCAATTGCGGATGTTGAAGTGGAAATGATCGAAAGTGCTGCTAGTGAGCACAAAGAGACTAGCCGCCTGTCCTGTCAACTTGTTATGTCGGGCGATATAGATGAGTTCGTGGTGCACATACCGTCTCATCAGGTTTAA
- a CDS encoding aromatic-ring-hydroxylating dioxygenase subunit beta — MSATQVHINELSQLNARYVASLDEDNLEIWPRFFTEQCLYKITTAENYQKQRPAVLIYADSRNMLHDRVNALREANIYERHRYRHIVGTPLINSVGERTIQAETPFLVTRTMRTGEMSLFASGKYVDQLLIQGSELAIEKRQVVCDSIAIDTLLAIPL; from the coding sequence ATGAGCGCTACACAAGTACATATCAATGAGCTGAGTCAGTTAAATGCTCGCTACGTCGCCAGCCTCGATGAGGATAATCTCGAGATATGGCCACGTTTTTTTACTGAGCAATGTCTGTACAAAATTACGACAGCTGAAAATTATCAAAAGCAAAGGCCTGCAGTTCTTATTTATGCCGATAGCCGAAATATGTTGCATGATCGTGTGAATGCCCTGCGGGAGGCCAACATATATGAGCGCCATCGCTACAGGCATATCGTTGGAACACCATTGATTAATAGTGTTGGCGAAAGAACCATCCAAGCGGAAACGCCATTTCTGGTTACCCGAACGATGCGAACGGGTGAAATGAGCCTGTTTGCTTCGGGCAAGTATGTTGATCAGTTGTTAATACAGGGTAGTGAGCTCGCAATTGAAAAACGCCAGGTGGTTTGCGACAGTATTGCGATTGACACCCTGTTGGCGATTCCCCTGTAA
- a CDS encoding SDR family NAD(P)-dependent oxidoreductase gives MKESSKVVIVTGGASGIGFKFAQSLSSEGHKIVIADLNGSEEAANSLIDQGSEALGVKVDVVSSDDVNNMVKQSLVKFGRIDALVNNAGLFTNLTLRPFEEISNEEWMRVMEVNTLGPFICAKAVAPSMRQNSWGRIVNIASTVPIKGPPNMSHYVASKGAVIAFTRSLARELGGAGITVNAIAPGFTLSDGVLKNDLHSQMGDVTRKLSRSIQRDQVPEDLTGALNFLISDAAGFITGQTLAVDGGSVFL, from the coding sequence ATGAAAGAAAGTTCAAAAGTAGTGATTGTTACGGGCGGCGCCAGTGGTATTGGGTTCAAATTCGCGCAAAGTTTGTCGTCAGAGGGCCACAAGATCGTTATTGCAGACTTGAACGGAAGTGAAGAGGCGGCAAATAGTCTTATTGATCAGGGTAGTGAGGCGCTTGGTGTAAAGGTCGATGTTGTCAGTAGCGATGATGTCAACAATATGGTTAAGCAGTCGCTGGTGAAATTCGGGCGAATCGATGCGTTAGTAAACAATGCAGGGCTCTTTACCAATTTGACCTTGCGTCCATTTGAGGAGATCTCAAATGAGGAATGGATGAGGGTGATGGAAGTCAATACTCTGGGTCCGTTTATATGTGCTAAAGCAGTGGCTCCATCCATGCGTCAGAACAGTTGGGGGAGGATCGTTAATATTGCGTCCACTGTTCCCATTAAAGGGCCTCCTAATATGTCGCATTATGTTGCGAGTAAGGGTGCGGTCATTGCCTTTACCCGTTCGCTGGCCCGCGAGCTGGGTGGTGCAGGTATTACTGTCAATGCAATTGCGCCAGGTTTTACGCTGTCTGATGGTGTGTTGAAAAACGACCTGCATTCGCAAATGGGTGACGTAACGCGCAAGCTTTCGCGTTCGATTCAACGAGATCAAGTTCCTGAGGACTTGACGGGCGCACTCAACTTCCTGATCTCGGATGCCGCTGGATTCATTACCGGACAGACTTTGGCAGTCGACGGTGGCTCTGTGTTCCTCTGA